From a single Streptomyces misionensis genomic region:
- a CDS encoding STAS domain-containing protein, translating into MAFDAYLGYSGSTVTVHLSGDLADRHVPSLRRLIDQALQRPVSVLVLRMRELTSLSPGGVRCLAFAQQRMARGAEIVLDGASEDVLRVLRAGGFDRAVTVTEELPDFDERAAA; encoded by the coding sequence ATGGCGTTCGACGCCTATCTCGGCTACAGCGGCTCCACCGTCACCGTGCACCTGAGCGGTGACCTCGCCGACCGGCACGTGCCGTCCCTGCGCCGGCTGATCGACCAGGCGCTCCAGCGGCCGGTGAGCGTGCTGGTGCTGCGGATGCGGGAGCTGACCTCGCTGTCCCCGGGCGGGGTGCGCTGCCTGGCGTTCGCGCAGCAGCGGATGGCGCGCGGCGCGGAGATCGTGCTGGACGGGGCGAGCGAGGACGTGCTGCGCGTGCTGCGGGCGGGCGGCTTCGACCGGGCCGTCACGGTCACGGAGGAACTGCCCGACTTCGACGAGCGGGCCGCCGCATGA
- a CDS encoding TIGR03560 family F420-dependent LLM class oxidoreductase: MRIGLTVSRFTWPGGPEKLAETFSDIARDADEGGIAGLWVMDHFFQIGLNGPPELEMPEAYSLLAYAAAVTRRITLGTLVTGVTHRRPAVLVKTVTTLDVLSGGRAWLGVGAGWFEEEARGLGLPFPALRERFAELEDTLRIAHHMWSGDTGPYRSERHHLERPLNSPAPLSRPHPRILVGGGGERRTLPLVARYADACNLPDGPDLPDKLRLLRELCEKEGRDFGSLTKSVLSRLPVSGEDGSVERAVRRCADLAAQGAEYVVTSLPDVQDPAARARLAEVAARVADL, translated from the coding sequence GTGCGCATCGGACTGACCGTCTCCCGCTTCACCTGGCCCGGCGGGCCGGAGAAGCTCGCGGAGACCTTCTCGGACATCGCCCGGGACGCCGACGAGGGCGGCATCGCCGGGCTGTGGGTCATGGACCACTTCTTCCAGATCGGCCTCAACGGCCCGCCCGAGCTGGAGATGCCGGAGGCCTACTCGCTGCTGGCCTACGCCGCCGCGGTCACCCGGCGGATCACCCTCGGCACCCTCGTCACGGGCGTCACGCACCGCCGTCCGGCCGTGCTGGTGAAGACGGTCACCACCCTCGACGTGCTCTCCGGGGGCCGCGCCTGGCTCGGCGTGGGCGCCGGCTGGTTCGAGGAGGAGGCCCGCGGCCTCGGCCTGCCCTTCCCGGCGCTGAGGGAGCGGTTCGCCGAGCTGGAGGACACACTGCGGATCGCCCACCACATGTGGTCCGGCGACACCGGCCCCTACCGCAGCGAGCGCCACCACCTGGAGCGGCCCCTCAACTCGCCCGCCCCGCTGAGCCGTCCGCATCCGCGGATCCTGGTCGGCGGGGGAGGGGAGCGGCGCACGCTGCCGCTGGTGGCCCGGTACGCCGACGCCTGCAACCTGCCCGACGGGCCGGACCTGCCGGACAAGCTGCGGCTGCTGCGCGAGCTGTGCGAGAAGGAGGGCCGGGACTTCGGCTCGCTCACCAAGTCGGTGCTCAGCCGGCTGCCGGTGTCGGGCGAGGACGGTTCGGTGGAGCGCGCGGTCCGCCGCTGCGCCGACCTGGCCGCGCAGGGCGCCGAGTACGTCGTCACCTCGCTGCCGGACGTGCAGGACCCGGCGGCGCGCGCACGCCTCGCCGAGGTGGCCGCGCGGGTCGCGGACCTGTAG
- a CDS encoding 2,4'-dihydroxyacetophenone dioxygenase family protein, with protein MHVAAVPENILETIKEFGPPDIAIAEEDQTWVPFDERASWKPLRFDLSTGMWVVITRVKGAGVISRHQHTGPVSAYTLQGSWYYPEHDWVARPGTFVFEPPGDVHTLTTDDPEGMTTLFIMNGVMRFLDDKDQLIDQHDCYYYLDQYVRYCRSQGFEPDSRLFH; from the coding sequence ATGCACGTCGCCGCCGTTCCGGAGAACATTCTGGAAACCATCAAGGAGTTCGGCCCGCCGGACATCGCCATCGCCGAGGAGGACCAGACCTGGGTCCCCTTCGACGAGCGGGCGTCCTGGAAGCCGCTCCGGTTCGACCTGAGCACCGGCATGTGGGTGGTCATCACCCGGGTCAAGGGCGCCGGCGTCATCAGCCGCCACCAGCACACCGGCCCGGTGTCCGCGTACACCTTGCAGGGCTCCTGGTACTACCCGGAGCACGACTGGGTGGCGCGGCCCGGCACCTTCGTCTTCGAGCCGCCGGGCGACGTCCACACGCTCACCACGGACGACCCGGAGGGAATGACGACGCTCTTCATCATGAACGGCGTCATGCGCTTCCTCGACGACAAGGACCAGCTGATCGACCAGCACGACTGCTACTACTACCTCGACCAGTACGTGCGCTACTGCCGGTCGCAGGGCTTCGAACCGGATTCCCGGCTCTTCCACTGA
- a CDS encoding MFS transporter, with the protein MSTTDSTQRSVPAAGESGGGQLPDPKRWLALGMLLLATFMGMLDVFIVNVAAPSIQSSLGASFSQIQFVVAGYVLAYAVGLVTGGRIGDALGRRRVFLIGLIAFGATSLLCAVAPSAAALIAFRVVQGLAAALMLPQVLAILQVVFPAEERAKALGLYGATIGLGSIAGQIVGGALIKLDLAGWDWRSVFLVNVPVTVIAALGAAASVREVRGSSRARIDYLGVLLLAAALLLLLWPLVVGADNGWPAWGWGALAGAVVCFALFMLWERRIARVSDAGHALLPPRLFGHPGFAKGLPTALVFYSGNAGLFLILSYFLQDGLKLSPLASGVVFLPLGAAFALASLQGKKLVARWGSAVLVLAAVVMAAGLVLVRLPVGSGSAAHQAALVTPGLLLCGLGQGLIAPSLIGLVLGGVAQEDAGAASGGLLTATQIANALGYTVVGGIFNALRSDGTYGSAFQDTLWLLCALALVSGALLWWLRPRQQAAAN; encoded by the coding sequence ATGAGTACGACCGACTCCACCCAACGGTCCGTGCCCGCCGCCGGTGAGTCCGGCGGCGGGCAACTGCCCGATCCCAAGCGGTGGCTGGCCCTCGGGATGCTGCTGCTCGCCACGTTCATGGGCATGCTCGACGTGTTCATCGTGAACGTGGCGGCGCCGTCCATCCAGTCCTCGCTCGGCGCCTCCTTCAGCCAGATCCAGTTCGTCGTCGCCGGGTACGTCCTGGCGTACGCGGTGGGTCTGGTCACCGGCGGGCGCATCGGCGACGCCCTGGGACGCCGCCGGGTGTTCCTCATCGGGCTCATCGCCTTCGGCGCCACCTCGCTCCTGTGCGCGGTGGCGCCCAGTGCTGCCGCGCTCATCGCGTTCCGCGTCGTCCAGGGCCTGGCCGCGGCGCTGATGCTGCCGCAGGTGCTCGCCATCCTCCAGGTGGTCTTCCCGGCCGAGGAACGCGCCAAGGCGCTCGGCCTGTACGGCGCCACGATCGGCCTCGGCTCCATCGCGGGCCAGATCGTCGGCGGTGCGCTGATCAAGCTGGACCTGGCCGGCTGGGACTGGCGCTCCGTGTTCCTGGTGAACGTGCCGGTCACCGTGATCGCCGCGCTCGGCGCCGCCGCCTCGGTGCGCGAGGTGCGCGGCAGCAGCCGGGCCCGCATCGACTACCTCGGCGTCCTGCTGCTCGCCGCCGCCCTGCTGCTGTTGCTGTGGCCGCTGGTCGTCGGCGCCGACAACGGCTGGCCGGCCTGGGGCTGGGGCGCGCTGGCCGGGGCCGTGGTGTGCTTCGCGCTGTTCATGCTGTGGGAGCGGCGCATCGCCCGGGTCTCGGACGCCGGGCACGCGCTGCTGCCGCCGCGGCTGTTCGGGCACCCCGGCTTCGCCAAGGGCCTGCCGACGGCGCTGGTGTTCTACAGCGGCAACGCCGGCCTGTTCCTGATCCTGTCCTACTTCCTCCAGGACGGTCTGAAGCTGTCCCCGCTGGCCTCCGGTGTGGTGTTCCTGCCGCTGGGCGCGGCCTTCGCGCTGGCCTCGTTGCAGGGCAAGAAGCTGGTGGCGCGCTGGGGCAGCGCGGTGCTCGTGCTGGCCGCCGTGGTGATGGCCGCGGGCCTGGTGCTGGTCCGGCTGCCCGTGGGCTCCGGCTCGGCCGCCCACCAGGCGGCACTGGTCACTCCGGGGCTGCTGCTGTGCGGTCTGGGGCAGGGCCTGATCGCGCCCTCGCTGATCGGCCTCGTGCTCGGCGGGGTGGCCCAGGAGGACGCCGGCGCGGCCTCCGGCGGACTGCTCACCGCCACGCAGATCGCCAACGCCCTCGGCTACACCGTCGTCGGCGGCATCTTCAACGCCCTGCGCAGCGACGGCACCTACGGCTCCGCGTTCCAGGACACCCTGTGGCTGCTGTGCGCCCTCGCACTGGTCTCCGGGGCGCTGCTGTGGTGGCTGCGGCCCCGGCAGCAGGCCGCGGCGAACTGA
- a CDS encoding acyltransferase family protein: MLEKAGTERPPAAAGQSRLPSLTGARFLAALGVFAYHLSREGVFADPGVDKALRYWASAAGAVGVSFFFVLSGFVLTWSARPGQRARTFWRRRVAKIYPNHLATFVLVAVVTWSTGVVVSAYQAPPALTDPSSWLPNLLLLQSWSPDARIFMTGNPVSWSLSCELLFYLSFPLLHRALLRLDSRRLWAVVGVCTAVVLLLPALAGLLPERPQLPFAPIGEARYWFVYAFPLTRSVEFLLGMAAARLVMAGRWVRVPASAALPLLAAGYVLALHLPVLYAQAAATVIPLTLLIGALARRDADGRGSALSGRTFVWLGEVSFAFYMVHRLVLIYGHHLLGYGRGWALPQALALTAAAFALALLGSWLLYRAVEIPAMRKFGRSPATAPAVPRPRAEVRPRVPERNP; the protein is encoded by the coding sequence ATGCTCGAGAAGGCCGGCACCGAGCGACCACCCGCGGCAGCGGGTCAGTCCCGGCTGCCCTCGCTCACCGGCGCCCGCTTTCTGGCGGCCCTCGGCGTCTTCGCCTACCACCTCTCACGTGAGGGTGTCTTCGCCGATCCCGGCGTCGACAAGGCCCTGCGGTACTGGGCGTCGGCCGCCGGAGCCGTCGGCGTCTCCTTCTTCTTCGTGCTCAGCGGCTTCGTGCTGACCTGGTCGGCCCGGCCCGGCCAGCGCGCGCGCACCTTCTGGCGCCGCCGCGTCGCCAAGATCTACCCCAACCACCTGGCCACCTTCGTCCTGGTCGCCGTCGTCACCTGGAGCACCGGCGTCGTCGTCAGCGCCTACCAGGCGCCCCCCGCGCTCACCGACCCCTCCTCCTGGCTGCCCAACCTGCTCCTGCTGCAGAGCTGGTCGCCGGACGCGCGCATCTTCATGACCGGCAACCCGGTCAGCTGGTCGCTCTCCTGCGAGCTGCTGTTCTACCTGTCCTTCCCGCTGCTGCACCGCGCCCTGCTGCGCCTGGACAGCCGCCGGCTGTGGGCGGTCGTGGGCGTCTGCACCGCCGTCGTCCTGCTGCTGCCGGCGCTGGCCGGGCTGCTGCCCGAGCGGCCGCAGCTGCCGTTCGCGCCCATCGGCGAGGCGCGGTACTGGTTCGTCTACGCCTTCCCCCTCACGCGCTCAGTGGAGTTCCTGCTCGGCATGGCCGCGGCCCGGCTCGTCATGGCCGGCCGCTGGGTGCGCGTCCCGGCGAGCGCCGCGCTGCCGCTGCTCGCCGCCGGGTACGTGCTCGCGCTGCACCTGCCCGTGCTGTACGCGCAGGCCGCCGCCACCGTCATCCCGCTGACGCTGCTGATCGGCGCGCTCGCCCGCCGCGACGCCGACGGGCGCGGCAGCGCGCTGTCCGGGCGGACCTTCGTCTGGCTGGGCGAGGTCTCCTTCGCGTTCTACATGGTGCACCGCCTGGTGCTCATCTACGGACACCACCTGCTCGGGTACGGGCGCGGCTGGGCGCTGCCGCAGGCGCTCGCCCTCACCGCCGCCGCGTTCGCACTCGCCCTGCTGGGCTCCTGGCTGCTGTACCGGGCCGTGGAGATCCCGGCGATGCGCAAGTTCGGCCGGTCCCCGGCCACCGCACCGGCCGTGCCGCGGCCCCGGGCCGAGGTGCGGCCCCGTGTTCCAGAGAGGAATCCATGA
- a CDS encoding ankyrin repeat domain-containing protein, producing MSNKRTLHPESEHPGAAEQALHRAVREGDLPGAADALYAGADPNARDPLGYPALSRAAALGRTQLTELLLTAGADPLLPDVRMGTSPLHKAAQGGCVDVVRLLLDHGAFVDAQAPTTGHTPLIDAVWYKHPPVVELLLARGANPDVRAHAGYRADELGPLVCEEDQSVYVRLIEAARARRARAAGAALRLAALSGDAAGVRAALAAGADADVKAPDGHTALLDASREGHLAVVAALLAHGADPTVVDHLMKATPAHKAAYMGRPEVMRELVEDGRVELDAQGPYNGYTALHDAVWHGHTETVRVLLEAGVRTDLAGWDGLTPLGMARRYGYDDIVALLEKAERAPEGA from the coding sequence ATGTCGAACAAGCGGACGCTGCACCCGGAGTCCGAACACCCCGGTGCCGCCGAGCAGGCGCTGCACCGGGCGGTGCGGGAGGGCGACCTGCCCGGCGCCGCGGACGCGCTGTACGCCGGCGCGGATCCGAACGCCCGGGACCCGCTGGGCTACCCCGCCCTGAGCCGGGCGGCGGCGCTGGGCCGGACCCAGCTGACCGAGCTGCTGCTGACCGCGGGCGCGGACCCGCTGCTGCCGGACGTCCGAATGGGAACCTCCCCGCTGCACAAGGCGGCGCAGGGCGGCTGCGTCGACGTCGTGCGGCTGCTGCTGGACCACGGGGCGTTCGTGGACGCGCAGGCGCCGACCACCGGGCACACGCCGTTGATCGACGCGGTCTGGTACAAGCATCCGCCGGTCGTGGAGCTGCTGCTGGCCCGGGGCGCGAACCCCGATGTGCGGGCGCACGCCGGGTACCGGGCGGACGAGCTGGGCCCGCTGGTGTGCGAGGAGGACCAGTCGGTGTACGTCCGCCTGATCGAGGCGGCCCGGGCCCGCCGCGCGCGGGCGGCCGGGGCCGCGCTGCGGCTGGCGGCGCTGTCCGGGGACGCGGCCGGGGTCCGCGCGGCGCTCGCCGCGGGCGCCGACGCCGACGTGAAGGCGCCCGACGGCCACACCGCGCTGCTCGACGCCTCCCGCGAGGGGCACCTCGCGGTGGTGGCGGCGCTGCTCGCGCACGGCGCCGACCCGACGGTGGTCGACCACCTGATGAAGGCGACGCCCGCGCACAAGGCGGCGTACATGGGCCGCCCCGAGGTGATGCGGGAACTGGTCGAGGACGGCCGGGTGGAGCTGGACGCCCAGGGCCCCTACAACGGCTACACCGCGCTGCACGACGCCGTGTGGCACGGCCACACCGAGACGGTCCGCGTGCTCCTGGAGGCGGGCGTGCGCACCGACCTGGCCGGCTGGGACGGGCTGACTCCGCTCGGCATGGCCCGCCGGTACGGCTACGACGACATCGTGGCGCTGCTGGAGAAGGCCGAGCGGGCTCCCGAGGGGGCGTAG
- a CDS encoding TetR/AcrR family transcriptional regulator, translating to MAKQPRALRTYEQVLNAAAQEFAQHGYAEANLQRIAERTGMTKGALYGHFPSKRALATALVDHLEAATDHLLGGACAECGPPLDRLRSLLLALAVRIRRDVRMRAALRLVTETAQGAAKPPRLMDGVHERALELVLSAQQAGQVDPALPPEPVADLVVVVLFGAHCTDYARDGGDLPTRLGVLWDILVRALPPTRTAA from the coding sequence ATGGCGAAGCAGCCACGTGCCCTGCGTACCTATGAACAGGTCCTGAACGCCGCCGCGCAGGAGTTCGCACAACACGGGTACGCGGAAGCCAATCTCCAGCGCATCGCCGAGCGCACCGGAATGACCAAGGGAGCCCTCTACGGCCACTTCCCCTCGAAGCGGGCGCTCGCGACGGCGCTCGTGGACCATCTGGAGGCGGCCACCGACCACTTGCTCGGCGGCGCCTGCGCGGAGTGCGGCCCGCCGCTGGACCGGCTGCGGTCCCTGCTGCTGGCGCTGGCCGTGCGCATCCGCCGTGACGTGCGCATGAGGGCGGCCCTGCGCCTGGTGACCGAGACCGCCCAGGGCGCCGCCAAGCCGCCCCGGCTGATGGACGGTGTGCACGAGCGCGCCCTGGAACTGGTGCTCAGCGCCCAGCAGGCCGGTCAGGTGGACCCCGCCCTGCCGCCGGAGCCGGTGGCCGATCTCGTCGTGGTGGTGCTGTTCGGCGCCCACTGCACGGACTACGCCCGCGACGGCGGGGACCTGCCGACCCGGCTCGGCGTCCTGTGGGACATCCTCGTCCGCGCCCTGCCGCCCACGCGAACGGCGGCGTAG
- a CDS encoding ScbA/BarX family gamma-butyrolactone biosynthesis protein yields MTATSAFSAGAVASTQALHYAQAIPRTLVHRASVAEVFLTDAAADGPDRLLVAAQWPRDHALYHPDADGTSDPLLFAESIRQTLLYVGHGRLGIPLGHRFVGQNTGFEIWDREPLRVKGAPVPVVLETTWDYDGSRAPKRYDVRLEMALSVDGVRCGRGHIEACVVDERRYQLLRRRVERPAAGPSGQPEAARLMPHRVGRLRAKDCVLAPGGGPGEWWLRLDLNHAILFDHPTDHIPQAVMLEGFRQLGHLYVHERGRGAPDDTLYGLVGARVDCLAFGELDMPTRLSVTRAESANDGTRELVVSAVQGERRIAEAVLNWAPARVAARAAEPVLQLV; encoded by the coding sequence TTGACGGCCACCTCGGCCTTTTCCGCAGGGGCCGTCGCGTCCACGCAGGCACTCCACTACGCACAGGCTATCCCACGCACCCTCGTCCACCGCGCCTCCGTCGCCGAAGTCTTCCTCACCGACGCGGCCGCGGACGGGCCCGACCGTCTCCTGGTCGCCGCCCAGTGGCCCCGGGACCACGCGCTGTACCACCCCGACGCGGACGGCACCAGCGATCCGCTGCTGTTCGCCGAGTCCATCCGCCAGACCCTGCTGTACGTGGGGCACGGCCGGCTCGGCATACCGCTCGGCCACCGTTTCGTCGGCCAGAACACCGGCTTCGAGATCTGGGACCGGGAGCCGCTGCGGGTCAAGGGCGCGCCCGTCCCGGTGGTCCTGGAGACCACCTGGGACTACGACGGCAGCCGGGCACCCAAGCGGTACGACGTACGGCTGGAGATGGCGCTGTCGGTGGACGGCGTGCGGTGCGGGCGCGGCCACATCGAGGCCTGTGTGGTGGACGAACGGCGGTACCAGCTGCTGCGCCGCCGGGTGGAGCGGCCCGCGGCCGGGCCGTCCGGGCAGCCGGAGGCGGCGCGGCTGATGCCGCACCGCGTGGGCCGGCTGCGCGCCAAGGACTGCGTGCTCGCGCCCGGGGGCGGCCCCGGTGAATGGTGGCTGAGACTCGATCTGAACCACGCGATCCTGTTCGACCACCCCACCGATCACATCCCGCAGGCCGTGATGCTGGAGGGCTTCCGCCAGCTCGGGCACCTCTACGTCCACGAGCGCGGGCGGGGCGCCCCGGACGACACGCTCTACGGCCTCGTCGGCGCGCGGGTGGACTGCCTGGCCTTCGGTGAGCTGGACATGCCGACCCGGCTGTCCGTGACGCGGGCCGAGTCCGCGAACGACGGCACCCGCGAACTCGTCGTCAGCGCCGTCCAGGGTGAACGGCGCATCGCCGAGGCGGTGTTGAACTGGGCCCCGGCGCGGGTGGCCGCGCGCGCCGCCGAGCCGGTGCTGCAACTCGTCTGA
- a CDS encoding ScbR family autoregulator-binding transcription factor: protein MTKDQAPPLPATRRTGTRRQEPRLKQDRAVRTRNTILKAAAEVFAQRDYPSVTILDIAEQAGVTKGAVYFHFANKEAVAVSVAEQFYTALLASVRPVLDTDATPARKVVELLRHTARSFHEDPLTQAGSRLQIQQWAIESELPTPYVGFTQVLAELLTECRTNGALPPEADPEALARVLRSALFGAQHISGVQHGWSDIVERTEEIIQALPVLAPAARD from the coding sequence ATGACGAAGGACCAGGCACCCCCGCTTCCCGCCACCCGCAGGACCGGCACCCGCCGCCAGGAGCCCCGCCTCAAGCAGGACCGGGCCGTTCGCACCCGGAACACGATCCTGAAGGCGGCGGCCGAGGTCTTCGCGCAGCGGGACTACCCGTCCGTGACGATCCTGGACATCGCCGAACAGGCCGGCGTGACCAAGGGCGCCGTCTACTTCCACTTCGCCAACAAGGAGGCCGTCGCGGTCTCCGTGGCCGAGCAGTTCTACACCGCGCTCCTCGCGTCCGTGCGCCCGGTGCTCGACACCGACGCGACCCCGGCGCGCAAGGTCGTGGAACTGCTGCGGCACACCGCCCGCTCCTTCCACGAGGACCCGCTCACCCAGGCCGGCAGCCGACTGCAGATCCAGCAGTGGGCGATCGAGTCCGAACTGCCCACGCCCTACGTCGGTTTCACCCAGGTGCTGGCCGAACTGCTGACGGAGTGCCGCACCAACGGCGCGCTGCCGCCGGAGGCCGACCCCGAGGCGCTGGCCCGTGTGCTGCGCTCCGCGCTCTTCGGTGCGCAGCACATCTCCGGCGTACAGCACGGCTGGTCGGACATCGTGGAGCGGACGGAGGAGATCATCCAGGCACTGCCCGTCCTGGCTCCGGCCGCACGCGACTGA
- a CDS encoding IS701 family transposase, which produces MLDEHLHHTVSVPPSSVWTARLPGAPHGPGRPLTVADFTEEVFAHLPRADQRRWAEVYLAGLLTTRGKKSIRNLALTVPRSATAAQSLQQFINSSPWPWDPARRAIAAQVVARMPVAAWATGIAVIPKRGEHSVGVHRRFVPEAGRTVNCQLGIGLFLSSGDMSVPVDWRLLLDDRWCGDERLRSRARLPLSAAAEPVSRHVLGMVDALAGTGLTPPAPVVADLRCTPEAGPLVAGLAARGLDFVVELHPSQAVLPAAPAAARGTEQPRPLPVGEYAGRGERARPPRVISAGRTDGPVRHLVVHSGLVRLPVPPEPGRTAPQPVYRLLTQWSAAERRPIRFWLTAPTDRRADEILSLVRHSVRTQASLKSLERDFGLLDFEGRSFPGWHHHMTMVTAAYALHRLGGVPADIVEPADIVEPAAADGRRLA; this is translated from the coding sequence GTGCTTGACGAGCACCTGCACCACACCGTGTCAGTGCCACCGTCGTCCGTGTGGACGGCTCGGCTCCCGGGTGCGCCGCACGGGCCGGGCCGCCCGCTCACGGTCGCGGACTTCACCGAGGAGGTCTTCGCTCATCTGCCACGGGCCGACCAGCGCCGCTGGGCCGAGGTCTACCTCGCCGGCCTGCTCACCACCCGGGGCAAGAAATCCATCCGCAACCTCGCCCTGACCGTGCCCCGGTCGGCGACGGCGGCCCAGTCGCTCCAGCAGTTCATCAACTCCAGCCCCTGGCCGTGGGATCCGGCGCGGCGCGCGATCGCCGCCCAGGTGGTGGCCCGGATGCCGGTGGCGGCCTGGGCGACCGGTATCGCGGTGATCCCCAAGCGCGGCGAGCACTCGGTGGGCGTCCACCGCCGGTTCGTGCCGGAGGCCGGCCGGACCGTCAACTGCCAGCTGGGGATCGGGCTGTTCCTGTCCTCGGGCGACATGAGCGTGCCGGTCGACTGGCGGCTGCTGCTGGACGACCGCTGGTGCGGCGACGAGCGGTTGCGTTCCCGGGCCCGGCTGCCGCTGTCCGCGGCGGCCGAGCCGGTGAGCCGGCATGTGCTCGGCATGGTCGACGCGCTCGCCGGGACCGGTCTCACACCGCCCGCGCCGGTCGTCGCCGACCTGCGCTGCACCCCGGAGGCGGGCCCCCTGGTGGCCGGACTCGCCGCGCGCGGCCTGGACTTCGTGGTCGAGCTGCACCCGAGCCAGGCCGTGCTCCCCGCCGCGCCCGCCGCGGCGCGCGGCACCGAACAGCCCCGGCCACTGCCCGTCGGCGAGTACGCCGGGCGGGGCGAGCGCGCCCGGCCGCCGCGGGTGATCTCGGCGGGCCGGACGGACGGCCCGGTGCGCCACCTCGTGGTCCATTCCGGGCTGGTGCGGCTGCCCGTGCCGCCCGAGCCGGGGCGCACCGCGCCGCAGCCGGTGTACCGCCTGCTGACCCAGTGGTCGGCCGCCGAGCGCCGGCCGATCCGCTTCTGGCTGACCGCGCCGACGGACAGACGCGCCGACGAGATCCTCTCCCTGGTACGGCACTCGGTGCGCACGCAGGCCTCGTTGAAGTCCCTGGAGCGGGACTTCGGGCTGCTGGACTTCGAGGGCCGGTCCTTCCCGGGCTGGCACCACCACATGACGATGGTCACCGCGGCGTACGCCCTGCACCGCCTCGGCGGGGTGCCCGCGGACATCGTCGAGCCCGCGGACATCGTGGAGCCCGCGGCGGCCGACGGCCGCAGGCTGGCGTGA
- a CDS encoding DsbA family oxidoreductase — MSVTVHVWFDYICPFSLIARKLLAEAVAGRDVTCVWHPFETNPHCVEEAGEYPPGAWNRLVTPLAARYEVPLAGAPQNPLRRARLAFVGYQYALDCGAGQAYNDRLFTAYYYQWRDISDPVELTRLAADAGLDPGRFRDAVLSPRYTRRHLDALDHARDREAITSVPVISVAGERLDGFHGVPEPALLTKALDEAAG, encoded by the coding sequence GTGAGCGTCACCGTGCACGTGTGGTTCGACTACATCTGCCCGTTCAGCCTGATCGCGCGGAAACTGCTGGCCGAGGCCGTGGCCGGGCGCGACGTCACCTGCGTCTGGCATCCGTTCGAGACCAACCCGCACTGCGTCGAGGAGGCCGGGGAGTACCCGCCGGGCGCCTGGAACCGGCTGGTCACACCGCTCGCCGCCCGCTACGAGGTGCCGCTCGCCGGAGCGCCGCAGAACCCGCTGCGCCGGGCGCGCCTGGCCTTCGTCGGCTACCAGTACGCGCTGGACTGCGGGGCGGGACAGGCCTACAACGACCGGCTGTTCACCGCGTACTACTACCAGTGGCGGGACATCTCCGACCCGGTCGAACTGACCCGCCTGGCCGCCGACGCCGGCCTGGACCCCGGCCGCTTCCGCGACGCCGTCCTCTCCCCGCGCTACACCCGCCGCCACCTCGACGCCCTGGACCACGCCCGCGACCGGGAGGCCATCACCAGCGTCCCGGTGATCTCCGTCGCGGGCGAACGCCTGGACGGCTTCCACGGCGTCCCGGAACCGGCCCTGCTGACGAAGGCGCTGGACGAGGCGGCGGGCTAG
- a CDS encoding NAD(P)H-dependent oxidoreductase: MNGFGTLVVWAHPDRDGAGEGEQPSRVGAALARAARDVPGVRVHDLYRAHPDGVIDVPAEQRLLTAHRRIVLQFPFYWYSVPPLLKRWLDDVLEHGFAYGSEGTALRGRTLQVVTTTGGPASSYGPEGYNRFTIRELLRPLEATANLCGMDFPPPFVVHGTRTLTDADVAAEAARYRTLLASPALPTAA; encoded by the coding sequence ATGAACGGGTTCGGCACGCTGGTGGTGTGGGCACACCCGGACCGGGACGGCGCCGGCGAGGGCGAGCAGCCCTCACGCGTCGGCGCGGCCCTGGCACGGGCGGCGCGGGACGTACCCGGCGTCCGGGTGCACGACCTGTACCGCGCCCATCCCGACGGCGTCATCGACGTACCGGCCGAACAGCGGCTGCTCACCGCGCACCGGCGGATCGTCCTCCAGTTCCCGTTCTACTGGTACTCGGTCCCGCCGCTGCTCAAGCGCTGGCTGGACGACGTCCTGGAACACGGCTTCGCCTACGGCAGCGAGGGCACCGCGCTGCGGGGCCGCACCCTTCAGGTGGTGACGACGACGGGCGGCCCCGCCTCCTCGTACGGCCCCGAGGGCTACAACCGCTTCACCATCCGGGAACTGCTGCGCCCACTGGAGGCGACGGCCAACCTGTGCGGCATGGACTTCCCCCCGCCCTTCGTGGTCCACGGCACCCGCACCCTCACCGACGCCGACGTGGCGGCCGAGGCCGCCCGCTACCGAACCCTGCTGGCGTCCCCCGCCCTGCCCACCGCGGCCTGA